TATTCTTAATAGTGAAGATAAATTTCCGAGAAAAATCCCGGTTTTAATGGTCGTTAAaagatagaatttttttataaatatacggCTCTAAAAATagtcattatttttcaataattaccacaatatttatatttaaaattgaaacattaaaaatttaattgaaaaaaaaaatttctctttaaACTGTCAtcaaaattcccgttttttttttttttttaataaattgattttatcacCGAACATAAAAATACTTTGTCGACGTCAGTTGTTCTTGCATCGAAATATTTCAATTCTCTAAAATAATCTTTACgacagtaattatttatattttcactcACCCGCCAACATTAACTCATCTTCTCCTTGgttaaacttttataaaaatacaccGAATTTACATTTAaccttttatatttaatatttaatgctCCATTGGCCGCTCGAGAGAATCTCCGCCCCGTTTAAAATGCTGATTATATCGAAAAAGTAAACACGATTAGTCGATGCCAGTTATTCCTGCATTGAAATTTCTCAAATCCGCCGAGTAATTTTTACGACTTTATTTATCTCAACTTTTCACTGGCGaacacataaaaaataaaatacaaatctCTACtctttattctttattatatattacttcttaaaatataatatatctcAGATTATACTTTTCATCGGTCATGTTCTCTAGAAATCCACgccttttaatttaaagtgatCGTATCAATAACCTAAACACGATTAGTCCATCCAAATTTTAAACTcctatatttattatttatagctGTGattttatttccaaatataaaatataaactctcTGGcgtgtaaaatatataaaataatagaatgGATTTTTTGTCTCTTGCGCGACTTATTTTGTGAGTTTAATTTGACGTTGAAGTTATCATGCGTACAATTATGGCACATGATAGTGTTTAAAGCTTCACTTGCTTTTGGCAACGATGCAAACAATTAATATTGCTCGAGTTTTTCAATCATgtgattaattaactttaacaGATTttgtgacaatttttttttattataaaaaaattgacaaattaaataaattaataatattttatagaaatttgtactccaaaattttagaattaaaatttttccgtcTAAATTCAGATGACAAATTTTtgtacagtaaaaaaaattaacttgatcttagagaaaattattgattgaaaaaactaatttttgaatttaaaaagtttattttgagttaaatagaatttttctttttcaattattcagtgattaaaattttttttaataaagaattttttttttttaatttattaattaataatctatattattaagaggataagcaaaattttgtggccagtgtatttatatgataaaatgagtttttatggttaaatttggtatcgttgaaagtcttgatttgaatttgtgccttttcaaagtttcatatcattcttaccaatagtcagtttatgatgataagtatttaggctgcattcgaaaatgctctatacagaaataagaaataaccttgtatctcgtgaattattgacatttttaaagatataagctcatcccgatgatacgctcatcaagacctttcatttaagtacccacatcaatttttcatatatttatatggattatatatatgtatatatgaaaaatatatcaatatgcatgtaggtactcaaatgaaagctcttgatgagtgtaacatcggaatgagtttatatccttaaaaaagtcaatagttaagaaaatacagtgcaatttagaaatgaccttgtaacttaagaaatttttacattttcaaagatataataaagatatataaagataataaagatatataagttcatcccgatgatgcactcatcgagaccttttatttgagtacccacatcaatttttcatatattttatatatttatatatatgtatatatgaaaaatatatcaaaatgcatgtaggtactcaaatgaaagctcttgatgagtgtaacatcggaatgagtttatatccttaaaaaagtcaatagttaagaaagtacagtgcaattaagaaatgaccttgtatcttgagaaatattgacatttttaaagatataagctcatcccgatgttacactcatcaagacctttcatttgagtacccacatcaatttttcatatattttatatatttatatatatgaatatatgaaaaatatatcaaaatgcatgtgggtattcaaatgaaagctcttgacgagtgtaacactgggatgagcttatttctttaaaaaagtcaatagttaaaaaatttcagtgtaatttaacaaaattcattgtttaataaagtaaaattttattcaattagtacacaagtcacggcagtcacatagtgactgcaaggttgctagtaatcataaattcataaatcaaacaccgaaaaaaatatattttttacaaaataaaaatcaaattattgttcaaaaaattagttaaattgattgtaatattttttacttgccAAATAATAAGccttaacatcaaaaatattttacatagaaattatgaatttataattcatttagacaatataaaattttactattgaatagatttttaagtaaataatttttatttcaagtttttaatcaaaaaattttatattaaaaaatctattataaaaaaatattccattTGCCGAATTCTATTTTTACCATCGAAAAGTTTCAATACTCTcgatcaataaaataaattctgaaataaaaaatttattcccaAGAAACATAGTTCCCGACAATCATCGTAAAAGTAAACTGACAATGTAGAGTGTAGGTGAGTGCGGGTACTCACCAGTAAAGaacaaagtaaaataaaaaataaaaaaaaaaagggggaataaaataaaagatagaAGAATGTGTAGTTTAAGCCGGACGTTTaaaagctcaaaagtttatcTGTTTAAAAAAGCAACATCTTTTGTTCGTCAGAGTCACATATAAATGTCAGAGTTGttgtactattttttattcttttatctTACTGACAATCCCAACATGCCAGCGGTAGTATAGcagaataatatatttatattcaccGTTGTTTATGCTTAGCAAAACCGAGAAATAAAACcccaataaaacaaaataaaataaaaaactaacaaCACATATGTGTATTTGCGCATGAAGATTTCCAGCCGGAGTACTTTCCAGAACACGATAAGAAAATGTGTCTCCAGCCGGATCTAACAGCAGGAACAACAGTCCAAGCCTCCTACGAGTATCCCTTCGATCCGAAGCTCTCTCTGTCCCGCTCCCTCTCGGAGCACCATTACGACGTGCCCCATCTTTCAATAGCCCAGGAAcagcagcaacaacagcaacagcaacagcacCAACACCATCATCAGCAGCAACATCCGTCGCCGTCAGTGTCATCGCCCAGCCCGAGCATCCTCAGCAGCCAGGAGTCCTGCAGCGGCGCGGCGAACGCCGACAAGCAAATTTACTCCGGGAGTGAAAACAGCGGGACCAGCGTCGGAAGTTCCTCGTACCCGTCCTCAGATTCGACGACGACGACCTACAACGTCGCCTCGGAGCGCGTGAGGCTCGCCGCGGCCAAGCTCGAGCAGTCCGGCAACGTCGCGAGGGCCGCGGTCAACGCACGGGGGGCCCTCCTGGTCCTTCCGGACTCCGGAGTGTCCCTCTCGGTACCGGAGGGCGCGATCTCCAAGGCCCAAGGACGGCGACAGCTCGACCTATCTGTTCTCGACGAGGACAGGTTCCGCCCGAGATTGCCAGGTACTTTTATCTGTAATTATGTTTtgaataatgaataatgactTATGATTAGCGGAGCTAGTAGTCGCTTAAGCcggtaataaaattcaaattatcaagTCCCATTGTCGGAAAGTCACTCACTCATTCATCATATCCATCatcgtcttttttttttaacaatccgATCGTCCTTTTATCGTAAATATCACCTCCATTGTTatgctaatttatttaatgctacaatatattattcatctttgttattgttattgttgttatttttagtgaattttttatcgattttaTTCGGCTTCTTTATTTGAccgatttttagtttttttttgtttactttcgatgggttaatttatatattgatatGCTTGGGTGTGAGTAattggaaaataaatatttgaattggAGCTGTTCGATATTTTTAAGAGTCAATATTGttgttttctttttactttttagtgtcctgatttttttttttttttttttttttgtggttaatgataatatacgtgtttttttttattgaaaataaataagagagttttttaattttattggacactgatagaaaaaatagtttgtattggttcaagaaaaaaagttttggaagaatttgattattcaattataaatttttatgatttatgagTTTTGTTtggtttaagaaattttatgcTTGGtttaaaacacttttttttttattcaaaactttttttcttgaatcaaagttatttttttatcaatatggtattaaatatagaaatttgagtgaatttttaaatgtttacaGTGATTttaacactgaaaaaaattatcttcaaatattttcatcagaaatattaataaatcgcttaaaaaaaagaaaaactataatatcaaaatttactaaaattttcctACTTGTGTAAccaaaattttacataatgatttaaaagaaaataatgattgaaaattaGTAGGGTAGAAGCATCGCTTTTAGCCATCTTAGCACCGTTTTTGGCCagttaacatttgaattaatttataaaaaattataatattataaccatatttttgttgaattttaaaaaatttatattaaaaaaaattgagtttttaatggtttattaatataaattcatttctatcgtttatttgaacaataaatggcCATAAACGGTACAGTGGTcacaaacggtacttctaccctagatatcattataaatcatcaaatattagtaagttaaataattattagcttaaaaaacaacaataattataagaaaGTCGATATTTTCAGGAACccgttaataaattaaaaatactatgCATCCGCtcaacctaaaaaaaaaattaaactcatattattttccttccctccataaaaattaactattttttcacACCCTCGctcaaacttttttaaagcaatcggtatcaaaattcttaatcttctacacagaaaaaattaaattgaatcaaaagaaaaattcttgaatcaagtaaaatttacttaaaccaagaaaaatttcttagtttaagagtTTTCagttttaaagataattattgacataattaaatttgtacaTCAGTTCTTGCAATTGCCTTATTGtaaatgtattaaatatacaatttCTCGCGAGTTTTGCTTATAATTGTATCAGATATtgtttgttattataaatttatataatttttacatatttagttattgttttattttcttaggtaaaaaatttttattaaaaaacctaaataaatgtaaattatgcATCTTatacggaaagaacaagatgacactggatatcatcccagattatactgagcgaaaaaaaatttcagatagcagctagtataatcccgattacaatgagtataatccagatatcacgcagtataatctggatttttttagctactatctaaaattttttttcaccacagatatcactgagtataatctgggatgatatccagtgtcatcttgttttttccgtgtagtttaagaatttttttactcaaatcaagaaaatgaagttcttcaaaattatttacttgattcaattaaattttttttctgtaaattcaaaaattataaccagtttaatactcaaaatTCTCCTCCCttaaattaaagtattttttttactaaaaaatttatattgaaaccCCCATTAAACTCGATAAAAACTCCATTAGACCGtctataaaaatttcctttattAAAAACCAAAATCTCAATGGTTATCACCCGCTTCCCCAAAATCTCGATGAACCCCTCgacaaaaaacaattattccCTTCCAATTACTCTCGAATCATCCTCGTGCACATATAATACCCTTAAACGCAATTAAAAACTGTTCCCAGAGGGCATGACTCAACTATCGGCAGCGATCTACTGCGGGCCACCTGCTGTCGCGTTCGACAAGCCGGTGATCCTCCAGTTCGAGCACGCAGCGATGTTGCACCCCGCGGGTACGTGGGAACTGAGCGTCTGGGCGTCTGACGACCAGCCTGACGGGCCAGCTGATGAGGAGGAGACGGCCCAGGACAGCAAGCTGATGCACCCGCACCATACGTCCAGCGGGGACTCCAGCCTGGACAAGCTCAGCCCAGTCACCTGGACAAAAGTCCTCACGCTGGGCAGCGAGACGATAAACACGCCGCTGTTCACCCAACTGGACCACTCTGAGGCTTTTATCGTCACCGAGCAGCTCCGGAGCTACGTCCTGGTCGGGTCCAGCGCGGAAGACGCGATCGCCGCCAAGAGACTCCGGGTCCTGCTCTACGCGAGCCAATACTGCGTCCGGGTCTACGTAATCGAGGACACAAAAGCCGCAATAAAGATAATCGCTGACCGCGAGGCTCAAATTCGCGGATACCTCCTCGACAAGCCGCGGCCTCTCCTCTTCCGCGACAGCGGGGAAAATCTCTGGGTCAGCCTTGAGCAGGTCGGCAACGAGTGGCAGAGCAAGTCCCCGACAGAGCACCAGGAAATCGCGTTTGCTGATGTCTGGAACTGTCCCAGCAATTCGAGCCACGTCGCGTTTACTCTAGACGAAAGTTTCGATGCGGTTACGACCACCAAGAGCTACAAGCTCCAGGTATGCCAAGGCCGGACCTCTGACGCCCAGAGGCAGGTATTTCGCATCGTCTACGACGTGATTAAGCAACGGGTCTTTTCGGGTAgtgttactcgcccgctcaGGGAAGTTACCGTCGTTAGCAGTGTTGGTGCCAATAATATTACGTCTACGGACTCCTCTGCCCGCGGGCCTTTCAGGTTCACCAGATCCCTCAGGAAACAACTCTGCCAGTGCCTCGACCCGCCCAACGCACTCGGCAATGACTGGAGAATGCTCGCTCAGAGACTACAAGTTGACaggttggttttttttttgcttaagaCACTTTGTTTTTTTGGTTTTGTTTGAAATGCTGGGTAAAGTTTACATTATTCAAAGAGAAATGAGGTTTTAATAGGCTTTTGatttttacacagaaaaaaaattatttaatcaagtaaattattttggagaactttttctttttaatttgagtagaaaaattgtttaagaaattttttgcaattcaagtaaattttacttaatttaagaatttttgctCTTGAAGACgataaaatctttaaaattcattttttggttcaaaaattttttaagttaatttttttttccgtgtattaataaaaaaattaattgggtTTAAgaagagaaatgtttaactagtttttttaaattaagttagtaaaatcttaaatttttgaaacaataagtatacaaattatgcagaaaaaaattttttgaagaaagaTTGGAAGTtcgattgaacaaaaaaaaatttcttaattccgaaaaattttattgtgtaattaatatttaagttctcgtccatatttaaaatatttaaataacttaatcttgggaatttggacaataaatgaatatgctaaattgttgaattactattcttataatttaccatcttcatttattgtccaaattcccaagattaagttatttaaatatttattgtgtaATTTTAGACagtgaaattcttaaaagttattttttagttcaagatttcttctcttgaatcaaagtaatttttttatcaatgtatgAAGatgatcaaaaattgatttgttaaatgcagaaatactttttaaaggaataaattttgtagaacaatttttgaaagataaaaaattaagtttgatTCTACTTTCAAAGATGAAAtggaaatttaaagaaaagttattattaaaattatattggacgaaaatttaattagttttttttatcttgagtAGTGGAGAAAgtaattttatcttaaatttggtatcaacTTCTTTTTTGTAACACTTTACATTccatttatttcaaattgaaAGTATCTAGTTACAAAATTATCCatcaaaatgatttattgagacaagaaaatcttttcttctttataaaaaacaattaatcatCTTTTTCATAGAAACATATGTTTTTAACCGAGATACAATTTTTGAACCATTAAATCTGAGTTTTCTTATCTAACCACTTTCGAGTCTCCAAAAGATTAATCAAATTCTTACTTTGTCATTAAAGGAGACTTCAAAACAAAGAGAAGCATTTgaaatcacatttttttcttttttcaagcctaagaactaattttttattcaaatttagtGCCAAAGTACTTGTAAggcttcaaaattttttcaaacaagcCACaagtgtgttaaaaaaaagctcaaaaatttagaTTACAAACAAAACACAAAaaacatttcaatttttttctgtacttaaaaaaaattatctcaaattttcttaaagtGATAAAAGCAtcctcatttttttattatgatgcATCTCAAATGTACAACATAAAAGACCCAATCTTTTTTCAGAAGAATTCAACACCCTATATATCTTCagcagctaaaaaaaaaattctttcatcTTATCACAAAGAAATTAGTTcacatttcaataataaaacgaCCTTCCGCCTCAAGCTGAGATTTTACGATTTTTTCCGAACAAAGTTTCTTCTCAGAGAAGTCATAAAAAACCTATCTAAtctaatatactattaaatttCTTCTCAATTTTAATTCCCCTCTAAAACTTTCGATAGTTGTTCCCacctttacaaaataataaacccgtcaaacgttttttttttttttcccaacaaagaaacttaaaaaaatgatatttaaattattttcctaTTGTTTCCATATCTTTCATCAAAATTTCCcaacaataaatttcttttcttaGACCCCCAGCAAAAAAAAGGACAAAAAAACACTATCCTTTATCTTTTAATCTCCGTAAAAAATATGACTCTGTTATTTTGTTGGCATTGACAAATACCAGATTAAAAAGTAAGTTCCTTTACTTGAGGTTTGTCTGTCCCGTAGATACATCAATTACTTCGCCACAAAAGCCAGCCCCACGGAGCACATTCTGGATCTTTGGGAGGCACGACATCGCGAGGCAAGCGCAGTTACCGATCTACTTAACCATTTACGTACAATGGGAAGAACCGACGCGGCGACTATCCTCGAAGCACAATTGGGAGCCTGGCTCTAGACCTAGACGCCAATAGACTGTTTTAGATTAt
This genomic interval from Cotesia glomerata isolate CgM1 linkage group LG1, MPM_Cglom_v2.3, whole genome shotgun sequence contains the following:
- the LOC123263326 gene encoding netrin receptor UNC5C isoform X2 is translated as MRRDSFFVVLMFCIGPLVLLNAALVFATTLDHVNVAESNAAVGGVGAGRGVVAAMTASGMMPDEDSEDQDNEDEEEDEEEEDEDERDRDSLGGTNDDSYLLGEDEDSPLATITGGGGISNPNININGNSNGNANGIGNVNVNTNANGNANSGAGTGNAGNSAAADTELISETGGHLPVFLMEPLDAFVVKNKPATLRCKAAHALQLYFRCNGHRAEDSHQTDFVDPHTGTRIVDSELNVTRDHIEEYFGKDKFKCECVAWAGSGSIKSQPAVVDVAYLKKQFESPPYSVSVEAGQSTELRCIPPTGVPSPRVYWLRNGAAITTGSDADAALLVSSEGHLLLGQAKITHQANYTCVAENIAAKRLSAPATITVYVNGGWSAWSPWSECHSRCAKGGQKRTRTCTNPAPINDGQPCLGPAVQKMDCNAACPAVDGGWSRWSAWSVCGSDCTHIRTRTCDEPTPAHGGRHCQGRDTAVANCTGGLCNVDRAKMGGVQFTTTTTTQKAANRRMDVALYVGLALACAFGGGLALLLIRLVRRKGRDHALYSMARNADFQPEYFPEHDKKMCLQPDLTAGTTVQASYEYPFDPKLSLSRSLSEHHYDVPHLSIAQEQQQQQQQQQHQHHHQQQHPSPSVSSPSPSILSSQESCSGAANADKQIYSGSENSGTSVGSSSYPSSDSTTTTYNVASERVRLAAAKLEQSGNVARAAVNARGALLVLPDSGVSLSVPEGAISKAQGRRQLDLSVLDEDRFRPRLPEGMTQLSAAIYCGPPAVAFDKPVILQFEHAAMLHPAGTWELSVWASDDQPDGPADEEETAQDSKLMHPHHTSSGDSSLDKLSPVTWTKVLTLGSETINTPLFTQLDHSEAFIVTEQLRSYVLVGSSAEDAIAAKRLRVLLYASQYCVRVYVIEDTKAAIKIIADREAQIRGYLLDKPRPLLFRDSGENLWVSLEQVGNEWQSKSPTEHQEIAFADVWNCPSNSSHVAFTLDESFDAVTTTKSYKLQVCQGRTSDAQRQVFRIVYDVIKQRVFSGSVTRPLREVTVVSSVGANNITSTDSSARGPFRFTRSLRKQLCQCLDPPNALGNDWRMLAQRLQVDRYINYFATKASPTEHILDLWEARHREASAVTDLLNHLRTMGRTDAATILEAQLGAWL
- the LOC123263326 gene encoding netrin receptor UNC5C isoform X1, translating into MRRDSFFVVLMFCIGPLVLLNAALVFATTLDHVNVAESNAAVGGVGAGRGVVAAMTASGMMPDEDSEDQDNEDEEEDEEEEDEDERDRDSLGGTNDDSYLLGEDEDSPLATITGGGGISNPNININGNSNGNANGIGNVNVNTNANGNANSGAGTGNAGNSAAADTELISETGGHLPVFLMEPLDAFVVKNKPATLRCKAAHALQLYFRCNGHRAEDSHQTDFVDPHTGTRIVDSELNVTRDHIEEYFGKDKFKCECVAWAGSGSIKSQPAVVDVAYLKKQFESPPYSVSVEAGQSTELRCIPPTGVPSPRVYWLRNGAAITTGSDADAALLVSSEGHLLLGQAKITHQANYTCVAENIAAKRLSAPATITVYVNGGWSAWSPWSECHSRCAKGGQKRTRTCTNPAPINDGQPCLGPAVQKMDCNAACPDRVSQGTAIETAVDGGWSRWSAWSVCGSDCTHIRTRTCDEPTPAHGGRHCQGRDTAVANCTGGLCNVDRAKMGGVQFTTTTTTQKAANRRMDVALYVGLALACAFGGGLALLLIRLVRRKGRDHALYSMARNADFQPEYFPEHDKKMCLQPDLTAGTTVQASYEYPFDPKLSLSRSLSEHHYDVPHLSIAQEQQQQQQQQQHQHHHQQQHPSPSVSSPSPSILSSQESCSGAANADKQIYSGSENSGTSVGSSSYPSSDSTTTTYNVASERVRLAAAKLEQSGNVARAAVNARGALLVLPDSGVSLSVPEGAISKAQGRRQLDLSVLDEDRFRPRLPEGMTQLSAAIYCGPPAVAFDKPVILQFEHAAMLHPAGTWELSVWASDDQPDGPADEEETAQDSKLMHPHHTSSGDSSLDKLSPVTWTKVLTLGSETINTPLFTQLDHSEAFIVTEQLRSYVLVGSSAEDAIAAKRLRVLLYASQYCVRVYVIEDTKAAIKIIADREAQIRGYLLDKPRPLLFRDSGENLWVSLEQVGNEWQSKSPTEHQEIAFADVWNCPSNSSHVAFTLDESFDAVTTTKSYKLQVCQGRTSDAQRQVFRIVYDVIKQRVFSGSVTRPLREVTVVSSVGANNITSTDSSARGPFRFTRSLRKQLCQCLDPPNALGNDWRMLAQRLQVDRYINYFATKASPTEHILDLWEARHREASAVTDLLNHLRTMGRTDAATILEAQLGAWL